In Pseudomonas sp. PDM14, a genomic segment contains:
- a CDS encoding 16S rRNA (uracil(1498)-N(3))-methyltransferase, translated as MRLSRFFIDAPLSLGQHELPEAQAHYIGRVLRHAPGDAVQLFDGSGQEYLGELIEVGKKNVRVELREQFNGQAESALHVHLGQGLSRGERMDWAIQKATELGAAQISPIVSERCEVRLKDERADKRMAHWRQVAISACEQCGRSVLPVIHPPILLADWLQQSDADLKLVLHPVAEPLASHARPTTLAFLIGPEGGLSDGEVAQAKAAGFHAARLGPRVLRTETAPVVALAVAQQLWGDFS; from the coding sequence ATGCGCCTATCCCGCTTCTTCATCGACGCCCCGCTCTCCCTCGGCCAGCACGAGTTGCCGGAGGCCCAGGCCCACTATATCGGCCGCGTGTTGCGCCATGCACCCGGCGACGCTGTGCAGCTGTTCGATGGCAGCGGCCAGGAGTACCTCGGCGAACTGATCGAAGTGGGCAAGAAGAACGTGCGCGTCGAACTGCGCGAGCAATTCAACGGCCAGGCCGAATCAGCACTGCACGTGCACCTCGGCCAGGGTCTGTCACGCGGCGAGCGGATGGACTGGGCGATCCAGAAAGCCACCGAGCTGGGCGCTGCGCAGATCAGCCCGATCGTCTCCGAGCGCTGCGAAGTGCGCCTCAAGGACGAGCGCGCCGACAAGCGCATGGCCCATTGGCGTCAGGTGGCGATCAGCGCCTGCGAGCAATGCGGCCGCTCGGTGCTGCCGGTCATCCACCCGCCGATACTGCTGGCCGACTGGCTGCAGCAGAGCGATGCCGACCTCAAGCTGGTCCTGCACCCGGTCGCCGAACCGCTGGCCAGCCATGCACGGCCGACCACGCTGGCTTTTCTCATCGGCCCCGAAGGCGGCCTCAGCGACGGCGAAGTCGCACAGGCCAAAGCCGCCGGCTTCCACGCCGCACGCCTCGGCCCGCGCGTGCTGCGCACCGAAACCGCACCGGTGGTGGCGCTGGCCGTGGCCCAGCAGCTATGGGGCGACTTCTCGTAG
- a CDS encoding LysE family translocator produces the protein MFAVFFAALLFGFAFCLSPGAVLAETLRRGLNHGFRAALLVQFGSLIGDALWALIGLTGLALLLSHETVRVPLTLACAAYLAWLGWQSLGDARRPAQVLEALPEQAGRGAFLAGAAISLSNPKNLVYWGALGSALAGIVDGVPSQAQALVFFTGFMLASVLCCFISAGLVEWLRRSAAPVWHRVSHAICGVLLFVLAGLALRGL, from the coding sequence ATGTTCGCAGTGTTCTTCGCCGCCCTGCTGTTCGGTTTCGCCTTCTGCCTGTCGCCCGGCGCGGTACTGGCGGAAACCCTGCGCCGCGGGCTCAACCATGGTTTCCGGGCGGCCCTGCTGGTGCAGTTCGGCTCGTTGATTGGTGATGCGCTATGGGCGCTGATCGGCCTTACCGGCCTGGCGCTGCTGCTCAGCCACGAGACGGTGCGGGTGCCGTTGACGCTCGCCTGCGCCGCCTATCTGGCCTGGCTGGGTTGGCAGAGCCTGGGTGATGCACGGCGCCCGGCGCAGGTATTGGAGGCGCTGCCGGAGCAGGCCGGGCGCGGAGCGTTCCTCGCCGGTGCGGCGATCTCGCTGTCGAACCCGAAGAACCTGGTGTACTGGGGCGCGCTGGGCAGTGCGCTGGCGGGGATCGTCGACGGCGTGCCGAGTCAGGCGCAGGCGCTGGTGTTCTTCACCGGCTTCATGCTGGCGTCCGTGTTGTGCTGCTTCATCAGTGCCGGGTTGGTGGAATGGTTGCGCCGGTCGGCGGCGCCAGTCTGGCACCGGGTCAGCCATGCGATCTGCGGCGTGCTGCTGTTCGTCCTCGCGGGGCTGGCGTTGCGCGGGCTCTGA